Proteins encoded within one genomic window of Deinococcus betulae:
- a CDS encoding alpha/beta hydrolase family protein, which translates to MFKLRAPAGLILLSALLPACAPTATQPPDSTALTAAIQRAAASSPITALTMTPTTGGLRVNGRLNGRLFTAQFPTDWNQQAVYYTHGYTLPSPAQDTVATDLITQDDTGGLIPEAYRQGFAVARTVYDKRGFAVRSGIENTIALKRFIDQVGVQRSYVTGGSMGGSVLMGLIEKYPTDFVGALSACGAVSDWQFQVKYLTDFRAVFNYFTAGTAYALPGTEDVTRSAPGLKGETMVKALGPLFLKAKLNPRGPEQQLLDRIVSAVPGVQAKADITTFFNTLAAQLFGLDDINATAGGIFVQNTDTVYTSSLLSAEDNAALNRGIQRYTVSSPAAVAYQQDWYSATGRFQTKLLTYHNTADALVPFEHEARLRARVEAAGNTANLVQQVVDPKLETLSRVLFLKLEGVTHCGFTPAQNVFAWNELRQWVETGTRPQDGLNITRPPR; encoded by the coding sequence CGGCCGCCTCGTCTCCGATCACGGCCCTCACGATGACACCGACCACAGGCGGCCTGCGGGTCAATGGTCGTCTGAATGGTCGCCTCTTCACCGCTCAGTTCCCTACTGATTGGAACCAGCAGGCCGTGTATTACACCCACGGCTATACCCTGCCGTCACCGGCGCAAGACACCGTCGCCACCGACCTCATCACTCAAGACGACACCGGCGGCCTCATCCCCGAAGCCTACCGTCAGGGCTTTGCGGTCGCCCGCACGGTCTACGACAAACGCGGTTTCGCGGTGCGCAGCGGCATTGAGAACACCATCGCCCTCAAGCGCTTTATTGACCAAGTCGGCGTGCAGCGCAGCTACGTCACCGGCGGCTCCATGGGGGGCAGCGTGTTGATGGGGCTCATCGAGAAATATCCCACGGACTTCGTGGGCGCGCTGTCGGCCTGTGGCGCGGTGAGTGACTGGCAATTTCAGGTCAAGTACCTCACCGATTTTCGGGCCGTGTTCAACTACTTCACGGCCGGGACGGCGTACGCGCTGCCTGGCACCGAAGACGTGACCCGCTCAGCCCCTGGCCTGAAAGGCGAAACGATGGTCAAAGCGCTGGGGCCACTCTTCCTGAAGGCCAAACTGAATCCGCGCGGCCCCGAGCAGCAACTCTTGGACCGGATCGTCAGTGCCGTGCCTGGTGTGCAGGCCAAGGCCGACATCACGACGTTCTTCAACACGCTGGCGGCCCAGTTGTTTGGCCTGGATGACATCAATGCCACAGCGGGCGGCATTTTTGTGCAGAACACGGACACGGTCTATACCAGTTCGCTGCTCTCTGCGGAAGACAACGCCGCGCTGAATAGAGGCATTCAGCGATACACGGTGTCCTCACCGGCGGCGGTCGCCTATCAACAAGACTGGTACAGCGCGACCGGGCGGTTTCAGACCAAGCTGCTGACATACCACAACACGGCAGACGCGCTGGTGCCGTTCGAGCATGAAGCGCGGCTGCGGGCCCGGGTCGAAGCGGCGGGGAACACCGCCAACCTGGTGCAGCAAGTGGTGGACCCGAAGCTGGAGACGCTGTCGCGGGTGTTGTTCCTCAAATTGGAGGGCGTGACGCACTGCGGGTTTACGCCCGCGCAGAATGTGTTTGCGTGGAACGAATTGCGCCAGTGGGTGGAGACCGGGACGCGGCCCCAGGATGGCCTGAATATTACCCGCCCGCCCCGCTAA